The genomic stretch TTATAATGCCGTCTTTATTTTTTTCTATATTGTATGAAGCGTCTGGTTCGCCTGATAAATCTTTCATTAAAGAATGTAGTTTTAAAGATATTTTCATTTATCTATGATAACAAAAAAAATATAAAAATCAAATATATAATAATTTTTTTCTTTTTTTACAAAAAATTATTGACATTATTGATAATTTTTATAAATTTACAATTATTAAATGTTTAGGGGTATATAATTATGAGTAGTTCACCATTAGGGATTAATACCAAAACAGGCAAGTCCTACAAAGTTATGGTTATAGATGATTCTAGTACAATACGTATAGCAGAAAAGAAAATTTTATTATCAGAACAGTTTGAGGTAACAATGGAATCAGACGGTGCAATGGATGCATTAAATAAATTGAGAGATGCAGCAGATAAACCAGATATAATAATGATAGATTTTGAAATGCCGCAGATGAATGGTATAGATTTGCTTAAAAGAATAAGAGCTTTAAATATAGATTCTAAAATAATTGTGGTAACATCTTATTCCAATAAGGGCGTATTGATGGAATTTTTAAAACTTAAAGTTGACGGATATGTTGTAAAGCCTATACAGCGTCAGACAGTTATTGAGCATTTAGCCAAAGTACTAGGAAGAGAAGATTATATAAAATAATTTCTTTTTATAATACATTTTAGACTAATTTTTCTATAATTTAATAATTTTCTTCTATTATTTATTGTTTGATTTTTATATATTAAAATGTTATAATATACGATATTTTTTTAAGGATAATAATATATGGCAGTAAAAAAAAATAAAACTGATAATTCTGAAGAAAGACAATATTCCACACTGACAAAAGATATATTAAAAAGAGTAGATCATATTTCAATAGAAAATGAATTAAGAGAATCCTATTTAACTTATGCCATGAGCGTTATAGTATCAAGGGCTTTACCTGATGTTAGGGACGGATTAAAGCCCGTTCATAGAAGAATACTATATGCTATGTATGATGCTAATCTTACACATGACAAACCATATAAGAAGTCGGCAGCCACAGTAGGTGAAGTTTTGGCACGCTATCACCCGCACGGAGATGCTGCAGTTTACGGCACTATGGTAAGAATGGCACAGGATTTTTCTATGCGTTATTTACTTGTAGACGGACAGGGTAACTTCGGTTCTATAGATGATGACCCGCCTGCCGCTATGCGTTATACTGAAGCAAGAATGACTCGTTTTGCAGAAGAAATGCTCAATGATATAGAAAAAGAAACTGTTAAATTTGTTCCTAACTTTGATGATTCCAGAACTGAGCCTTCTGTACTTCCAGCTACAGTTCCTCAGCTTCTTGTAAATGGAAGTATGGGTATTGCTATTGGTATGGCTACTAATATGCCTACTCATAATTTAAGAGAAGTAGTTAATGCTGTTGTTTATTATATAGATCATCAGGACGCTGAAATTAAAGACCTTATGCGTTATATACAAGGTCCAGACTTCCCTACTGCTGGTATTATATACGGTAAAGAGGGCATTAAAGAGGCTTATACTACTGGTAAGGGAAGAATCAAATTAAGAGCAAGACTTGAAATAGAAGAAACTAAAAAAGATAGAGAGGCTATAGTAGTAAAAGAACTTCCTTACGGGGTTGTAAAAACTACTCTTCATGAGAAGATAGCTGAGTTAGTAAAACAAGGTAAAATTGAAGGTGTTGCTGATATTAGAGATGAGTCTAGTAATAGAGCTGGTATTCGTCTTATAATAGAACTTAAAAAAGGTGTTGCTACTCAGATAGTATTAAATCAGTTATTTAAACATACCGATTTAGAAACTACTTTTGGTATAATTAATCTTGCCTTAGTTAATGGCGAGCCTAAAGTATTAAATTTAAAAGAACTTATAAAATATTTTGTTGACCATAGAGTTGAAGTTATTACTAAAAGAACAGAATATGATTTGAATCAAGCTAAGGCTAAAGCTCATATATTAGAAGGCTTACTCATAGCACAGGCTAATATTGAAGAGGTTATAAGAATAATAAGAGAAAGCGAAAATACTGATGCGGCAAGAACAACTCTTATGAACAGATTCAAACTTTCAGAAAAACAAGCTCAGGCTATACTTGATATGCCTCTTAAAAGATTAACAGCCTTAGAAAAATTAAAAATAGAACAGGAATTGCAGCAATTAAGAGAGTTTATAGCTTATTGTGAAGACTTACTTGCACACCCAGAAAAGATACTTGCAGTTATTAAAGATGAGCTTAAAAAAATAGCAGAAAAATACGGTGATGACAGAAGAAGCGAAATAATAGGAAAAACTAATGATACAGAGATAGATGAAGAAGATTTGATACATGATGAAGATGTGGCAGTATCAATCACTACTCAGGGATTTATTAAGAGAGTACCTGCTTCGAGCTACCGTACACAGGGCAGAGGCGGAGTAGGAGTTCAAGGCGGAAAATCTCAGGGCGAGCATTATATAGAGCATTTATTTGTTGCTTCTACCAAAGATTATTTATTTATATTTACAGACAGAGGTAAGGCTTTCTGGATGAAAGTTCATGAAATACCTGCCTTAACTAAAATTTCTCAGGGAAAAAGTATTAAATTTATTCTTAATTTAGCACCGGAAGAGAAAATAACAAGCTACTTTACAGTATCTGAGTTTGATCCTAAACAGTCTATTATTATGGTTACAAAAATGGGTACTATAAAGAAAATGGAATTAAAACATCTTGAAAATGCTAAAAAAAGAGGAATATTAGCTTTAACATTAGAAAATAATGATGAGCTTGTAGCTGTTTCTGCTGTTCAGAGTGGAGATGACTTTATTATGACTACAGCTACTGGTCTTGCTTTGAGAATAACTGAAGAGAAAATCAGAAAGATGGGAAGAGCAGCTGCTGGAGTTAAAGGTATTGCTTTAGATGATGATGACATTTGTGTATCTGGAAATGCTATACATAAGGGTGAATCATTAATAGTTATTACAGAAAATGGTATAGGTAAAAGACTTTCTTCTAAACAGTTTAATGTTAAAGGAAGAGGGGGCAAGGGTCAAATTTATATTAAACCAGATAATAAAACTGGTAAAGTTGTCAGTGTAAAAACAGTAGGAGACAAAGATGAGATAATGGTTGTTACTACTGATGATATGACTATAAAAATAAAGGCTGATTCTATACCAGAGCTTGGAAGAAATGCTAAGGGTGTAAAAATCGTTAATATTTCTGACGGAGCTAGAGTTAGTGATTTGGCTGTTGTGCCTTGTGATAATGAGGAGAAAAAGTAAGAAAAATAAAGCCTGTATTCAAATTAAGAATATGGGCTTTTTTATTAAAAAAATTACATATTTTTTATGAAGTTTTGTTATATTAAAAATATAAAAGATATGTTGTTTAGAAATATTTGAGATAAGAGTTGTTTTATTTTTTTAATCTTCAATTTTATTATTATATTTTTTCTGTATCTTTTTCTTTAATCGTGGTAAATGCAGAAAAATTACTTATTAAAAACATAAAAATATAGATAATGTTAATATAATATTAGAGGTTGTATTATGGATAGAAAATTAGAATTACCTTATAAGGCGGAAATATTTATAAAGAGTAAATTTCTTAAAGCAGAAATAGTAGAACTGGAAAAAACTGATAATATTTTTAAAGTAGAACTTGATAACGAAATATTTATCACATTTGACGAAAATGGTAATTGGCTTTCTATAAATAGTGAAAAAAGACTTCCAGAGCATATTATTCCAGAAGTAGTAAAGGAAAAAGTAGATAAATTAAAAAGATTAGAAATAGAATACAAAAATGAAAATTTAGATATTAATGAGATAAGGCGAATCATTAATTCATATAGAGTAATACTAGATCATTATTTAGAGATGCATATATACAGCAGATAATCTTATTTTAAGCATCTTACAATTTTCCCATTAGACATTTCATAAACATTATTTGCATAAGCTGCAATATTATGAGCATGAGTAACCATAATGATGCTTGTCCCCTGTTTATTTATTGCTGTAAGTATTTCCATTAATGTTTTTGTAGTAGCAGGGTCCAAGTCGCTTGTAGGCTCATCGGCTATTAGGCATTTACATCCGTATGCCAATGCTCTTAATATAGCTACCTTTTTCATTTCGCCGCCGGATAAATTAGCAGCTTTAGAGTTCATTTTATCTTTAAGAGAAAATAGTTCTATATTTTCTTTTGTCTGCTTAATTTTATCTTCTGTTATTTTATGTTTAAAAGCTAAAGGCATTAATATATTATCTATAACACTTATAGTTGGTATTATAACAGGGTACTGAAATATATACGAAAAATATTCTCTTCTAAAGCTGGCAAGCACGTCTTCTGAGGCACCGTTTAATTTGAAAGAGTCATAATATATAGTTCCGCTTGTAGGTTTAAGTATAGCACCTATAATGCTGAGCAATGTACTTTTACCGCTTCCAGTATGCCCTACAAAGCTGATAAAATCTCCCTGATTTATATCCAAACTAATATCTTCGCATGCATTAAATTGTGCAACGCCTAAAGGAAAAACTTTTGATATACTAATAATTTTTATGTTCATAGTGTTCCTCTTAAATCCTCATAAGGATCTTTATGCAAAAGTATTGAATTTGATATAAATGCACCTATCATAAAGGCTATTATCAAAACAGCATTGGCTAAAAGCATCATATAAGCTCCGTTAATAACATCAGCAAATTCTATTAAAGTTAATATATAAGAACTGTATCTTAAATATAAAATTCCCACTTCTATTATACATATACCAAAAGATATAAGGGGGTATAATAAACTTATAAGCATTGCCAGTTTTTTTATAGCTAATTTAGTAGCTCCGAATATACGCAAAGTAGAAAACATTCTGCTGTTTTTTGAGAATATGTATGAACTTGTTATTGCAGAATAAAGCACTCCTACAATAAATATTCCTATAAATAGGGAGTATATAGAAAACTCTCTGAAAAAAGGTATATTTTCATTTAATAAAATCTCGTATTTCCATACCAAACTAAATATTGAAGTTATGGTCATAATTTGTGATAATGAAATAAATATCACTATAGAAAATACCATACTTCCTTTAATAAGTTTGGAAGCGTATCCAATAGTAGAATTATACACGGCAAACCTTCTATTTATAATAATAATATTTAAACTGTTTACAAATACCTTTGTAAAATAAAAATATATACACTATGCTATATATAGTATCGATATTATTGTATATTACTTAAATAATAATTTTTTATTTTAATTTGAATGCTGCAATAGTAAAATCATCATCAGGGGACATATAAGAAAGATATTCATAAAAATCTTTTTCAATACTTTCCATTATTCTTTCTATTTTGTCATTTCTATTATCATAAAGCACTTTTTTTAATCTGTCTATACCGTATAAATCATACTTATTTTTTGATTTTGAAGCCTCTGTTACTCCGTCGGTATAGAAAAATAATATATCATTTGTTTTTATATCAATAGTTTCTTCTTCATATTTTGCTTTTGGAAAAAGACCTATTATAGTGCCTCCTTTAGTGAATTCTTTTATTCCATTTTCTCTTACTAAAAGCATTGGTGTATGAGAAGCATTTGAATATGTAAGTTTTTTATTTTTTAAGTCTATTTCTGCTATAATCATAGTAAGATAATAGTTGATTGGAAGTATCTGCAGCAGATAATTATTTATATCATACAAAAAAGAACTTACAGATTTGAAAGAAGAGGCTAAATTTCTAAAAGCTGTCTTAAACATAGCTGTGATAATTGCTGCCTCTACACCATGACCGCTTATATCTGACATAATAAACAGTATTCTGTCATTGTCTATATTTACATAATCAAAAAAATCTCCGCCTATTACTTCAAAAGGTTTGTATAATGATGCTGAAGTGATATAATTGCTGTTAGGCATTTTATTTGGAATCATATATTCCTGAAGCTTTCTTGCTTTTTTCATATCTTTTTTATATTGTTTTTTTATATTGTCAAGTACATCGTATCTTCCTAAAATATAGCTGTTTTTTTCTTTTAAGTCAATTATTGCTTTTTGATAATCATTTATTGTGGAGCTGTTTATTTTTGAAAATCTGTATATTTTTCCGTCTGATGTTTTCTCTTGTATTTCTTTATAATCTTTAATTAAATACATTTTTGTTAAATGTCTGTAAAATATAAATGATGGAATCAAAAATAATAGAAATAATATAAATAATAGTATAAATATAAATTTATTTTCATAATATGAGATAGAAGCTATATTAAGAAGTATAAATAGCACTAGAAATACTACAGAAATAAATTTTAAAAACATTAAAATACGTTCATCTTTCATGTTTATATACAAAACTTTATATTACAATAATGAATTATAACAAAAAGATTATAGTTTGCAAATATTTTTTATAAAATAAAGAGTATAGATATTGCAAAAAATAGACTTACTTTATACAATATAGATATATTAAGCATACATAAACGCTTAATAAATTTTTTTTAAGGAGAAGTAATATGAATAGATGTGAAGGTATATTATCAGCTCTAATGACCCCATTTACCAAAGAAGGTAAATTGGACGAAAACGTTTTAAGGAAGTATGTAAGACATAATATAGACCACATGAAAGTAGACGGTTTATATGTAGGAGGTTCTACAGGAGAGGGACTTCTTATGTCTAAAGAAGAAAGAATGGCAGTTTTTGAAATAACAAAAGAAGAGGTAGCCGGCAAAATTCCTCTTATTGCTCATGTAGGTACGTTAAATCTTAATGAAGCATGTGAAATGGCAAATAAAGCTGAAGAATTAGGTTATGATTTGATTTCTGCTGTTACTCCATACTATTATCCATTTTCTTTTGCTGATATAAGCAAATATTATAATACTATATTAAACTCTACAAGTAAAACTCCTATTGTAATATATTTCTTGCCTACGCTTTCAAACAATAGTATATCATTAGACGATTTCGGAAAATTATTTGAAAATGACAGAGTAATGGGTATAAAATACACTTCATCTGATTTGTTTTTACTTGAAAGATTAAAACAAAAATTCCCTACAAAAATGATGTGGGCCGGTTTTGATGAATTATTAATAGCTTATGCTTCTTATGGTTTAAGATCTGGTATTGGTTCTACTTACAATATTCAGGCTCCGTTGGCTAAAAAAGTTATAGAAGCTGTTGAAAAAAAAGATATGGAAGAAGCTTTAAAAATTCAGCATGATATGAATGATGTAATATCAACTTTATTAAAAGTAGGCAT from Brachyspira murdochii DSM 12563 encodes the following:
- a CDS encoding response regulator: MSSSPLGINTKTGKSYKVMVIDDSSTIRIAEKKILLSEQFEVTMESDGAMDALNKLRDAADKPDIIMIDFEMPQMNGIDLLKRIRALNIDSKIIVVTSYSNKGVLMEFLKLKVDGYVVKPIQRQTVIEHLAKVLGREDYIK
- the gyrA gene encoding DNA gyrase subunit A, which translates into the protein MAVKKNKTDNSEERQYSTLTKDILKRVDHISIENELRESYLTYAMSVIVSRALPDVRDGLKPVHRRILYAMYDANLTHDKPYKKSAATVGEVLARYHPHGDAAVYGTMVRMAQDFSMRYLLVDGQGNFGSIDDDPPAAMRYTEARMTRFAEEMLNDIEKETVKFVPNFDDSRTEPSVLPATVPQLLVNGSMGIAIGMATNMPTHNLREVVNAVVYYIDHQDAEIKDLMRYIQGPDFPTAGIIYGKEGIKEAYTTGKGRIKLRARLEIEETKKDREAIVVKELPYGVVKTTLHEKIAELVKQGKIEGVADIRDESSNRAGIRLIIELKKGVATQIVLNQLFKHTDLETTFGIINLALVNGEPKVLNLKELIKYFVDHRVEVITKRTEYDLNQAKAKAHILEGLLIAQANIEEVIRIIRESENTDAARTTLMNRFKLSEKQAQAILDMPLKRLTALEKLKIEQELQQLREFIAYCEDLLAHPEKILAVIKDELKKIAEKYGDDRRSEIIGKTNDTEIDEEDLIHDEDVAVSITTQGFIKRVPASSYRTQGRGGVGVQGGKSQGEHYIEHLFVASTKDYLFIFTDRGKAFWMKVHEIPALTKISQGKSIKFILNLAPEEKITSYFTVSEFDPKQSIIMVTKMGTIKKMELKHLENAKKRGILALTLENNDELVAVSAVQSGDDFIMTTATGLALRITEEKIRKMGRAAAGVKGIALDDDDICVSGNAIHKGESLIVITENGIGKRLSSKQFNVKGRGGKGQIYIKPDNKTGKVVSVKTVGDKDEIMVVTTDDMTIKIKADSIPELGRNAKGVKIVNISDGARVSDLAVVPCDNEEKK
- a CDS encoding PepSY-like domain-containing protein is translated as MDRKLELPYKAEIFIKSKFLKAEIVELEKTDNIFKVELDNEIFITFDENGNWLSINSEKRLPEHIIPEVVKEKVDKLKRLEIEYKNENLDINEIRRIINSYRVILDHYLEMHIYSR
- a CDS encoding ABC transporter ATP-binding protein, encoding MNIKIISISKVFPLGVAQFNACEDISLDINQGDFISFVGHTGSGKSTLLSIIGAILKPTSGTIYYDSFKLNGASEDVLASFRREYFSYIFQYPVIIPTISVIDNILMPLAFKHKITEDKIKQTKENIELFSLKDKMNSKAANLSGGEMKKVAILRALAYGCKCLIADEPTSDLDPATTKTLMEILTAINKQGTSIIMVTHAHNIAAYANNVYEMSNGKIVRCLK
- a CDS encoding PP2C family protein-serine/threonine phosphatase; protein product: MKDERILMFLKFISVVFLVLFILLNIASISYYENKFIFILLFILFLLFLIPSFIFYRHLTKMYLIKDYKEIQEKTSDGKIYRFSKINSSTINDYQKAIIDLKEKNSYILGRYDVLDNIKKQYKKDMKKARKLQEYMIPNKMPNSNYITSASLYKPFEVIGGDFFDYVNIDNDRILFIMSDISGHGVEAAIITAMFKTAFRNLASSFKSVSSFLYDINNYLLQILPINYYLTMIIAEIDLKNKKLTYSNASHTPMLLVRENGIKEFTKGGTIIGLFPKAKYEEETIDIKTNDILFFYTDGVTEASKSKNKYDLYGIDRLKKVLYDNRNDKIERIMESIEKDFYEYLSYMSPDDDFTIAAFKLK
- a CDS encoding N-acetylneuraminate lyase; protein product: MNRCEGILSALMTPFTKEGKLDENVLRKYVRHNIDHMKVDGLYVGGSTGEGLLMSKEERMAVFEITKEEVAGKIPLIAHVGTLNLNEACEMANKAEELGYDLISAVTPYYYPFSFADISKYYNTILNSTSKTPIVIYFLPTLSNNSISLDDFGKLFENDRVMGIKYTSSDLFLLERLKQKFPTKMMWAGFDELLIAYASYGLRSGIGSTYNIQAPLAKKVIEAVEKKDMEEALKIQHDMNDVISTLLKVGIYPALKECITFYDPSAVSYCRAPMGSKPLGDSEKSLLKDMFEKYLSKL